A segment of the Brevibacterium zhoupengii genome:
TCCCGGGCCCGGACAGAAACCGGGGAACCCTCCGGCCTCGGACGAGACCGATTCGTCCACCTCTGTTGACCAAGCACTGCGCTACCTCTTCCAGCCGGGTGTCGGCGATGGTGCCCTCGTGGTCGTCGGCACCGATGACTCCGCCGAGGGCTTGATCGCCGAGGCGGGGCGCGTGCAGCCGCAGACGCTTCCCACAGATGCGGTCGATGTTCTCCTCAACGTCGACGCGGTGACCGGTGGTGAGGAACCTGACGGGGATCGCGGCGGTGAATCGGCTGGTCCGGGGGAGGCCGGTGCGTCTATAGGGCATCGTTCTGTCGAGGTTCCCGGCTTCGGCACCTATCGTGTCGCGGCCTTTGACGACGAGGGAACGACGACCGTCTACGGGGTCCCGCAGAACAGCGTCGATTCTGCGCTTGAGCGAACGGCCTACACCACGGCACTCGCGGTGCTCATCGGCGTACTCGCAACGGCACTGCTCATGGCCGTCATCATCCACAGGCAGCTGCGTGACCTCAGGGATGTTGCGCGCACAGCCCGGGAAGTGACCGACCTCGAGCTGGGGGAGGGGGAGCCCGAGCTGGCGCTGCGGGTGCCCTCAGAACTCGCGGTGCCCGGCACCGAGGTCGGTGACGTCGGCGCGTCGGTGAATCGGATGCTCGACCACGTCGGCTCCGCTCTTGACGAACGATATCGCGGGACAGAGCAGATGAGACGATTCGTCGCAGACGCCTCGCACGAGCTGCGGACCCCGATCGCCACGATCAGAGGATGGGCAGACCTCACCCGACCGTATCGGGACGAGCTTCCTGTCCAGGTGCAGACATCTCTGGGCCGGATCGACTCCGGAGCGATGAGGATGTCCTCGCTCGTCGATGACCTGCTCCTCCTCGCCAGATTGGAAGCCGGCCGACAGCCGACCAAGGAAGACAGCGTCGATGTGTCTGCACTGCTTTTGGACCTCGTCGAAGATGCGCACGTGCTCAGCCCGGATCATGAGATCCATCTGGATCTGCCTCCAGAAGCCTTGGAGATCCGCGGCGCCGACGATCAGGTGCGTCAGGCGGTCGCAGTCATACTCACCAATGCGTGCGTGCACACGCAGGCGGGCACGCGGGTCCATGTTGAGGCTGAACACACTGACGAGGCCGAAGCCCAGCAGATGGTGGCTGTGCGCATCAGCGATGACGGCCCGGGCATCCCCGAAGACATCCGCGACACAGTCTTCGACAGGTTCGTCCGCGGCGATGCTGCACGAACCAGAACCGAGGGAATACGCGGAGGATCATCTGGTCTGGGTCTGTCCATCGCCTCCGGACTCGTCGAACTCATGCACGGCACGGTGTCGATGACGACCTCGGAGGGCGGCACCGTGTTCGAGCTCCGCTTCCGAGCTGCCTGAAGGTCTTGGGTCGCACCCGCGCTCAACTGCACAGGCTGGACACAGCCTCGACTGGGATTGGCGACAGCACGGCACACGAAAGTGGAATCACTGACAACCAAGGAGATTTCATGACTGAGAACCAGAATCAGAACCCTGCCGACCCTGCTGCCCGATCCGACGCTTCCACCCAGCCCAGCCCTGCTGGCCAGAACAGCACAACCGGTCCGATGATCTCGAGCAGCACGGCCGGTCCCATGGATGCGAGCGGCCGGAAGAAGAGGCGCGTTCCGCTGATCCCTGCCGTCCTCGCAGGTGCGGCCCTGTTCATCGTCGGCGGACTCGCCGGAGGAGCAGTGGGCGCCTCGACAGTGCTGATGTCGAATGACAGCGGCACAAGCCAGGGTGCGGGTGGACCTGGCGGCCAGCCGGGAGGCGGCCAACAGGGCGGCGGCCAGCAGGGTGGTGCAGGGCCGGGCGGAGGAATGGCGCCGGGCGGACAGGGTTCGACCAACCAGAATTCGAACAACCAGGACTCGACCAGCCAAGACTCGACCAGCCAAGGATCGGACGGACAGTCCTCCCAAAGTTCGGATGACCAGACGGCCGATGACACCTCGGCGGTGGACGAGAGCAGCGAAGAGAACGTTGCTCTGACCGGGCTGAGCTCGGTGTCGCAGGAAGCAGCGGTCCTCAACCGAGAGCCCTGATTCTCTCTGCCGCCACGGTGCCATGCTCTGTTCCGGAAACGACTGTGCCCCCACCGAAATCGGTGGGGGCACAGTCGTCAGTGCTCAGAACACTTAGCGGAGGAGATCTCCGTCAGCGGTGCAGGTCGAAACGGTCTGCCTCGACGAGCTTGCTCCAGGCCTTGACGAAGTCGTTGACGAACTTCTCCTTGGCATCATCGGAGGCGTACACCTCGGCGATGGCGCGCAGCTCTGAGTTGGCGCCGAAGAGGAGGTCGATGCGACTGCCGGTCCACAGCTTCTCTCCGGCGGGGGAGAAGCACTCGTAGACGTTGGCGGACTCGGACGGGCCGACCGGCTTCCAGACATTGCCGAGTTCGAGCAGATTGACGAAGAAGTCGTTCGTCAGCTCGCCCGGGCGATCGGTGAACACACCGAGCTCGGAGTCTTCGTAGTTCGCGCCGAGGACGCGCAGGCCGCCCACGAGCACGGTCAGCTCCGACGGGGTCAGGCCCAAGAGGCTGGCCCTGTCCAGGAGGAGATGTTCGGCCGAGAGCGGAAGGCCCTCTGTCAGGTAGTTGCGGAATCCGTCGTGAGTCGGCTCCAGGAAGGAGAACGAGTTGACGTCGGTCTGCTCCTGGGTTGCGTCTCCGCGGCCCGTGGTCACCGGGACGCTGACATCATGTCCGGCGGCCTGTGCTGCGGTCTCGATGCCGACGGCTCCGGCGATTGCCAGAACATCGGCGAAGGAGGCGCCGTTGTCGGCTGCGATGCCCTCGAGGACGCTGACGACCTGAGCCAGCTTCGCCGGCTCGTTGACGTCCCAGCTCTTCTGCGGTTCGAGGCGCAGACGTCCGCCGTTGACACCGCCGCGGAAGTCCGAGCGGCGGTGCGTTGACGCTGCAGCCCAAGTGGTGGACACCAGCTGGGAGACGGTCAGACCTGAGTTGCGAATGGCGGCCTTGACTGCCTCGAGTCCGGCCTCATCCAGCGGGGTGCCTTCTGGGACCGGGTCCTGCCAGATCAGCTCTTCTTCCGGAACCTCGGGTCCGAGGTAGCGGGTGGCCGGGCCCATGTCACGGTGGGTGAGCTTGAACCAGGCACGAGCGAAGGCATCTTCGAAAGCCTTCTGATCGTCCTTGAAACGACGCGAGATCTTCTCGTAGATGGGATCGAAGCGCAGGGACAGGTCGGTCGTGAGCATGCGGGGCTCACGACGTCCGTCACCCTGTGCCATGGGCACCATGTCGTCTCCGCCGCCGTCGACCGGACGCCACTGCAGGTGTCCGCCGTCGTTTTCGAAGACTTCCCATTCGTAGGCGAAGAGGATGTGGAAGAACTCGTTGTCCCAGCGGGTCGGGTGATAGGTCCAGGTGACCTCGATGCCGCTGCCGACGGTGTCGTTGCCCTGACCGGTGCCGAAATCGGACTTCCAGCCCAGTCCCTGCTCTTCGATCGGTGCTGCTTCGGGGTCGCCGCCCTTGTGTGACTCCGGGGCTGCGCCGTGGGTCTTGCCGAACGTGTGACCACCGGCGATGAGGGCGACGGTCTCCTCATCGTCCATGGCCATACGAGCGAATGTCTCGCGAATGTCGAGCGCGGCAGCCAGCGGATCGGGCTTGCCTTCCGGGCCTTCCGGGTTGACGTAGATGAGCCCCATGGTGGTTGCGGCCAGGGGCTTCTGCAGTTCGCGGTTGCCCACATAGCGCTTGTCGGTGCCCAGCCATTCGGTCTCTGAGCCCCAGTAGACGTCGTTGTCGGGTTCCCATACGTCCTTACGTCCGCCTGCATAGCCGAAGGTCTTGAAGCCCATCGACTCCAGTCCGACGTTGCCGGCGAGAATGAACAGGTCGGCCCAGGAGATCTTCTTGCCGTACTTCTTCTTGACCGGCCAGAGCAGGCGACGAGCCTTGTCGAGACCCACGTTGTCGGGCCAGGAGTTCAGCGGGGCGAAGCGCTGCTGTCCCTCGCCGCCACCGCCGCGTCCGTCCTGAACACGGTAGGTGCCGGCCGAGTGCCAGGCCATGCGGATCATGAATGGGCCGTAGTGTCCGAAGTCGGCAGACCACCAGTCGGAGTTCGTCTTCTGGAGCTCTTCGATATCGGCCTTGAGCGCGAAGTAGTCGAGGCTGGCGAATTCGGCGTCGTAGTCGAAGCCCTCGTCCATGGGGTCGCGTGCAGGCTGGTTCTTGGCCAAGATCTTGAGATTGAGGCGGTTGGGCCACCAGTGCGAGTTCGCGTCGCCCTGACTGGGAGCGGCCAGCGACTCGGCCGCAGGCGCAGACGCCGCCGAGGTGGTGTGAGCGACTGGGCAGCCGCCTGTGGAGCTTTCGGTCATTGTGTACCTTTCACGGTCGAGCCCCGTCGGGCTCGGTTGAAGACAAAAGGGGTGAGGCATTGTCGAAGGATGGATCGGCTCAGGTCGCCGAGGTGGTCTCGGAGCGTCCTGCAGGAGATGTGGTTCCCGACGGCGATGAGTTGCAGTCGGGGCACAGTCCCCAGAAGGTCACTTCGGCCTGCTCGATGACGAATCCCGCGTCGTGTGAAGGTGTCAGGCAGGGAGCCTGCCCGACCGTGCAGTCAACATCGACGATGAGATTGCATGATCGGCACACGAGGTGATGATGGTTGTCCCCGATGCGCCGTTCGTACCGCGCCACGGACCCGGACGGCTGAATGCACCGTACGAGCCCAACCTCGGTGAGGGTGTGCAGTGAGTCGTAGACGGCCTGATGCGACACCTCGGGGAGCTGCTCACGGACGGCGCGAATGACGGTATCGGTGTCTGCATGCTGATGTTCACAGACAGCTTCGAGCACCGCGACTCTTTGTTTCGTCACACGAAGGGAGCTGTTCCGCAGTGCTGCAGTCGGCTCCGATTCGTGTCCATGCTTCTTCTCAGCCACGGCTTCAGCTTGCCGCCTTTTCTTGAATCAGTCAAGGAAGCGTGTCGAAGGGGTGGGCATGTCGCCAAGCGCACAGGCATCGGTTTTGACCAGATGTACTGGGCCGCGATATTCTAGGATGCGACTGATTGTGTTATCTGCGTTCGCGAATGACCATACCGGATGTTTTGTGAGGTCCGGATCATTGTGAGAATTCGTCAGAAGCAGGCCGCCGACGTGTCATTCTGCATAGGTCGTGTGTCTTTGCGACACACCCGAGTGCAGGGTTCACTGCGTCGCGCGAATACTGGCATCGGGCGTGAAGCTTCACCCGGTGTTCAGTCGGATATGTCCCACGGTTCACAACCATGGCTGATGCCATGGCCAATGTGGGAATTAGGTTTATCGAGAAGCAAACGGAGAACGCTTAGTGCCGACAATCCAGCAGCTCGTCCGCAAGGGACGACATGTCAAATCCGCAGGATCCGACGCTCCTGCGCTGAAGAACAGCCCGCAGCGTCGTGGGGTGTGCACCCGTGTGTACACCACTACACCCAAGAAGCCGAACTCGGCTCTTCGCAAGGTCGCTCGTGTCAAGCTTTCGAGCCAGATCGAAGTGACCGCCTACATTCCAGGCGAAGGACACAACCTGCAGGAGCACTCGATCGTGCTCGTGCGCGGTGGTCGTGTCAAGGACCTGCCAGGTGTGCGCTACCGAATCGTTCGCGGTTCGCTTGACACCCAGGGTGTCAAGGGCCGCCAGCAGGCACGCAGCAAGTACGGTGCGAAGAGGGAGAAGAAGTAATGCCACGTAAAGGTCCTGCACCCAAGCGACCGATCGTCATTGACCCGGTCTTCAGTTCGCCGATCGTCACGCAGCTGATCAACAAGATCCTGCTCGACGGAAAGCGTTCGACCGCTGAGCGCATCGTCTACGGTGCTCTCGAAGGTACCCGTGAGAAGAACGGCAATGACCCAGTTGTCAACCTGAAGAAGGCTCTCGACAACATCCGGCCGTCCCTCGAGGTTCGCTCCCGCCGTGTCGGTGGCGCGACCTACCAGGTTCCGGTTGATGTTCGTCCGGTTCGTTCGACGACTTTGGCACTGCGCTGGCTCGTGGCTTACTCCCGCCAGCGTCGTGAGAAGACGATGACCGAACGCCTCATGAACGAGATTCTCGATGCAAGCAACGGCCTCGGTGCTGCTGTGAAGCGTCGCGAAGACACCCACAAGATGGCCGAGTCCAACAAGGCCTTCGCCCACTACCGCTGGTAATCGTTCCTCCCTGGAACCCTGGCCGGCCAGCGTCATAGGGCGCTTGCCGGCCAGGCAGCGGGAGTCGATCACATCATCGAGTGAGAGAGAGACACCGTGGCACTTGACGTGCTCACCGACCTGAACAAGGTCCGCAACATCGGCATCATGGCCCACATCGATGCCGGTAAGACCACCACAACCGAACGCATCCTGTACTACACCGGTGTGAACTACAAGATCGGCGAGACCCACGACGGTGCCTCGACGATGGACTGGATGGATCAGGAGCAGGAACGCGGCATCACGATCACGTCGGCCGCCACCACCTGCTACTGGCACGACAACCAGATCAACATCATCGACACCCCGGGCCACGTCGACTTCACCGTCGAGGTTGAGCGCTCGCTGCGCGTCCTCGATGGCGCCGTTGCCGTCTTCGACGGTAAGGAGGGCGTTGAGCCGCAGTCCGAGACCGTGTGGCGTCAGGCTGACAAGTACGACGTGCCGCGCGTGTGCTTCGTCAACAAGATGGACAAGCTCGGTGCTGACTTCTACTTCACCATCGACACCATCCGCGAACGCCTCGGAGCCAAGCCGCTGGTCATTCAGCTGCCTATCGGTTCCGAGTCTGACTTCGCCGGCGTCGTCGATCTTCTTGAGATGAAGGCCTACATCTGGCCTGATGAGTCCAAGAAGGGTCAGGACATGACCGAGATCGAGATCCCTGAGGATCTCCAGGCCAAGGCCGAAGAGTACCGTGCTCAGCTCATCGAAGATGTTGCTGAAGCCACTGATGAACTCATGGAGAAGTACCTTGAGGGCGAAGAGATCTCGATTGCCGAGATCAAGGAGGGCATCCGCTCGCTCGTCGTCAACTCCACGGCATTCCCTGTCATGTGCGGTTCGGCATACAAGAACAAGGGCGTCCAGCCCATGCTCAACGCCGTCATCGACTACCTCCCTTCGCCTCTCGAGGTTCCTCCCATGATCGGTGCGAACCCTCGTGACGAGGACGAGAAGCTGACTCGCAAACCTTCCAAGGATGAGCCCTTCTCGGCTCTTGCGTTCAAGGTTGCGACCCACCCGTTCTTCGGCACGCTGACCTATGTCCGCGTGTACTCCGGACAGGTGAAGTCGGGCGAGGCCGTTCTCAACTCGACGAGCGGCAAGAAGGAACGCGTCGGCAAGCTCTTCCAGATGCACTCCAACAAGGAGAACCCTGTCGAAGAGGCCATCGCCGGCCACATCTACGCGTTCATCGGTCTCAAAGAGACAACCACCGGTGACACGCTGTGCGACCCAGCGAACCCGATCGCTCTCGAGTCGATGACCTTCCCTGAGCCGGTCATCTCTGTGGCCATTGAGCCCAAGACAAAGAGCGACCAGGAGAAGCTGTCGGCAGCCATTCAGAAGTTCGTCAAGGAAGACCCGACCTACCGGGTTGAACTTGATGTGGAGACCGGCCAGACCGTGATCCGCGGAATGGGCGAACTTCACCTCGACATCCTCGTCGACCGCATGCGTCGCGAGTTCAAGGTCGAGGCGAATGTCGGCAAGCCACAGGTCGCCTATCGTGAGACCATTCGTCGCACTGTCGAGAAGTTCGACTACACCCACAAGAAGCAGACGGGTGGATCGGGACAGTTCGCGAAGGTCCAGGTCACCTTCGAGCCTCTCGAGGTCGAAGGCGATACGATCTACGAGTTCGAGAATGCCGTCACGGGCGGGCGTATTCCGCGCGAGTACATTCCGAGCGTCGACGCCGGTATCCAGGACGCCATGCAGCTCGGTGTCCTCGCCGGGTACCCGATGGTCGGTGTCAAAGCGACACTGATCGACGGTGCCTACCACGACGTTGACTCTTCGGAGATGGCATTCAAGATCGCCGGCTCAATGGTCTTCAAGGAGGCCGTTCAGAAGGCGAAGCCGGTTCTGCTGGAACCGGTCATGGACGTCGAGGTGCGTACACCCGAGGAATACATGGGTGACGTCATCGGCGACCTCAATTCCCGACGTGGCCAGATCCAGTCAATGGACGATGCTTCCGGTGTGAAGGTCGTCAAGGCTGTGGTCCCGTTGTCGGAGATGTTCGGTTACATCGGTGATCTGCGGTCGAAGACCCAGGGCCGTGCGGTGTACTCGATGACTTTCTCCAGCTATGCGGAGGTCCCCAAGGCAGTCGCCGAGGAGATCGTCCAGAAGATGCGTGGCGGAGAGTAATCTCCGGTCCCCGGTCGCCACGGTGAGCAAGAACATGTTCACCGAAATGAAAGATAACCAACAAAGGTCTAAGATATGAACCGCATATCTTTTGCCAACCACGAGGAGGAACCCAGTGGCAAAGGCTAGTTTCGATAGGACTAAGCCGCACGTCAACATTGGCACCATCGGCCACGTTGACCACGGAAAGACCACCTTGACCGCCGCAATCACCAAGGTGCTGGCGGACAAGTACCCAGATCTCAATGAGGCTCGCGCCTTCGACCAGGTGGATAACGCACCTGAGGAGAAGGAGCGCGGCATCACCATCAACGTCTCGCACGTTGAATACCAGACCGAGAAGCGTCACTACGCTCACGTCGATGCCCCTGGTCACGCCGACTACATCAAGAACATGATTACCGGTGCTGCTCAGATGGACGGCGCAATCCTCGTGGTTGCCGCTACCGACGGTCCGATGCCGCAGACGCGCGAGCACGTTCTGCTCGCCCGTCAGGTTGGCGTGCCCTACATCGTTGTCGCACTGAACAAGTCCGACATGGTCGATGACGAGGAGCTCATCGAGCTCGTCGACTTCGAGGTCCGCGATCTGCTCTCCAGCCAGGACTTCGACGGCGACAACGCTCCCGTCATTCCTGTCTCCGCTCTCAAGGCGCTGGAAGGCGACGAGAAGTGGGTCAAGAGCGTCGAAGACCTCATGCAGGCCGTCGATGACAACGTTCCCGAGCCGGAGCGTGACATCGACAAGCCCTTCCTCATGCCCGTGGAAGACGTCTTCACGATCACCGGTCGTGGAACCGTCGTCACCGGTCGTGTCGAGCGCGGCGTCCTCCTGCCCAACGATGACATCGAAATCGTCGGCATCAAGGAGAAGTCGTCCAAGACGACCGTCACCGCAATCGAGATGTTCCGCAAGACTCTGCCTGACGCACGTGCGGGTGAGAACGTGGGACTGCTGCTGCGCGGAACGAAGCGCGAAGAAGTTGAGCGCGGACAGGTTATCGTGAAGCCAGGTTCGATCACGCCTCACACCAACTTCGAGGGCCAGGTCTACATCCTGAGCAAGGACGAGGGTGGACGCCACAACCCGTTCTACTCGAACTACCGTCCTCAGTTCTACTTCCGCACCACGGACGTCACCGGCGTCATCACGCTGCCTGAGGGCACCGAGATGGTCATGCCCGGCGACAACACCGACATGTCGGTCGAGCTGATCCAGCCGATCGCTATGGAAGAGGGCCTCCGCTTCGCTATCCGCGAGGGTGGACGTACCGTCGGCGCTGGTCGAGTCACCAAGATCACCGCCTGAGATACCTTCGATCATTAAGGCTTCGGCCTTGAGTTCGGGACTTCAGTCCTGAACGATCGATTCGGAACCCCGGTCCATTGGGCCGGGGTTCCGTGCATTCACAACGAGGACCAGACTCGGCGAGTGACTTGCCTGACTCTTACCGACAGGTGTTCATGAAATGCCTCACAAGACAGATGCCTGGAATTGCGCCGATGAAGTGCTATGTGACAAGATAGTGAAGTTGCGTTTTGGACGTTGACCCCTGCACTGCGGTAGAGATACCGCGAACAGTCCGGAACACTATCGGATCGATGAATCTGCGTGAATGCGGGTTCGGACCGAGCAGCCAATGAGTAGAAGCGCCGTCGGCCCAGAACGAGGATTGAAATATCCTCCGCAAGGATTAGCCGACACGCCCGACCTCGGGGGTCGGTCATGGTCAGCCGGCACAGACCACAGACGATTTCGATCGCCTGTCGGTTGATGGCCGGAAGTAACTAAAGAAAGAGACGACGCCATGGCGGGACAGAAGATCCGCATTCGGCTCAAGTCGTACGACCACGCTGTGATTGACAGTGCTGCACGAAAGATCGTGGACACCGTCACTCGCGCAGGTGCGACTGTTGTGGGCCCCGTGCCGTTGCCAACGGAGAAGAACGTTTACTGCGTCATCCGTTCGCCACACAAGTACAAAGACAGTCGTGAGCATTTCGAAATGCGCACGCACAAGCGTCTGATCGACATCGTCGATCCGACGCCGAAGGCAGTCGATTCGCTGATGCGTCTCGACCTCGCTGACGACGTCAACATCGAGATCAAGCTCTAAGGGAGGCAAACATGGCGAACAATCGTTCATCAGCTCTCCCTACCACCCGCAAGGTCAAGGGCCTTCTGGGAACCAAGCTGGGCATGACCCAGGTTTGGGATGAGCAGAACAATCTCGTACCGGTGACCGTAGTGGCCGCTGGCAGCAACGTCGTGACGCAGGTCCGCAACGAGGAAACCGATGGTTACCCCGCAGTGCAGATCGCGTTCGGCGAGATCGATCCGCGCAAGGTCAACAAGCCGACCGCAGGCCACTTCGAGAAGGCTGGCGTGACACCACGTCGTCATCTTGTCGAGCTGCGCACTGCAGACGCTGCTGACTACTCACTCGGCCAGGAACTCGGAGTCGATACCTTCGACGCCGGGATCAAGGTCGATGTGACCGCAAAGACCAAGGGTAAGGGAACCGCCGGTGTCATGAAGCGTCATGGCTTCCATGGTGTCGGCGCCTCCCACGGACAGCACCGCAATCACCGCAAGCCGGGTTCCATCGGCGGAGCCGCGACCCCAGGTCGCGTGTTCAAGGGAATGCGCATGGCTGGCCGTATGGGTGCAGTCAAGCACACCACCCAGAACCTCACGATCCACGCCGTGGACACCGAGAACAACTTCCTGCTCATCAAGGGTGCCGTACCTGGTCCCAAGGGTGCAGTCGTTCTCGTTCGCTC
Coding sequences within it:
- a CDS encoding sensor histidine kinase — translated: MKAVPPVRRWRLQTRLIVLASLVLTLVGAGIGAASWWSVRTSLMSDLDSQLAGMTHHARVDPGPGQKPGNPPASDETDSSTSVDQALRYLFQPGVGDGALVVVGTDDSAEGLIAEAGRVQPQTLPTDAVDVLLNVDAVTGGEEPDGDRGGESAGPGEAGASIGHRSVEVPGFGTYRVAAFDDEGTTTVYGVPQNSVDSALERTAYTTALAVLIGVLATALLMAVIIHRQLRDLRDVARTAREVTDLELGEGEPELALRVPSELAVPGTEVGDVGASVNRMLDHVGSALDERYRGTEQMRRFVADASHELRTPIATIRGWADLTRPYRDELPVQVQTSLGRIDSGAMRMSSLVDDLLLLARLEAGRQPTKEDSVDVSALLLDLVEDAHVLSPDHEIHLDLPPEALEIRGADDQVRQAVAVILTNACVHTQAGTRVHVEAEHTDEAEAQQMVAVRISDDGPGIPEDIRDTVFDRFVRGDAARTRTEGIRGGSSGLGLSIASGLVELMHGTVSMTTSEGGTVFELRFRAA
- the katG gene encoding catalase/peroxidase HPI, encoding MTESSTGGCPVAHTTSAASAPAAESLAAPSQGDANSHWWPNRLNLKILAKNQPARDPMDEGFDYDAEFASLDYFALKADIEELQKTNSDWWSADFGHYGPFMIRMAWHSAGTYRVQDGRGGGGEGQQRFAPLNSWPDNVGLDKARRLLWPVKKKYGKKISWADLFILAGNVGLESMGFKTFGYAGGRKDVWEPDNDVYWGSETEWLGTDKRYVGNRELQKPLAATTMGLIYVNPEGPEGKPDPLAAALDIRETFARMAMDDEETVALIAGGHTFGKTHGAAPESHKGGDPEAAPIEEQGLGWKSDFGTGQGNDTVGSGIEVTWTYHPTRWDNEFFHILFAYEWEVFENDGGHLQWRPVDGGGDDMVPMAQGDGRREPRMLTTDLSLRFDPIYEKISRRFKDDQKAFEDAFARAWFKLTHRDMGPATRYLGPEVPEEELIWQDPVPEGTPLDEAGLEAVKAAIRNSGLTVSQLVSTTWAAASTHRRSDFRGGVNGGRLRLEPQKSWDVNEPAKLAQVVSVLEGIAADNGASFADVLAIAGAVGIETAAQAAGHDVSVPVTTGRGDATQEQTDVNSFSFLEPTHDGFRNYLTEGLPLSAEHLLLDRASLLGLTPSELTVLVGGLRVLGANYEDSELGVFTDRPGELTNDFFVNLLELGNVWKPVGPSESANVYECFSPAGEKLWTGSRIDLLFGANSELRAIAEVYASDDAKEKFVNDFVKAWSKLVEADRFDLHR
- a CDS encoding Fur family transcriptional regulator, with amino-acid sequence MAEKKHGHESEPTAALRNSSLRVTKQRVAVLEAVCEHQHADTDTVIRAVREQLPEVSHQAVYDSLHTLTEVGLVRCIQPSGSVARYERRIGDNHHHLVCRSCNLIVDVDCTVGQAPCLTPSHDAGFVIEQAEVTFWGLCPDCNSSPSGTTSPAGRSETTSAT
- the rpsL gene encoding 30S ribosomal protein S12, which produces MPTIQQLVRKGRHVKSAGSDAPALKNSPQRRGVCTRVYTTTPKKPNSALRKVARVKLSSQIEVTAYIPGEGHNLQEHSIVLVRGGRVKDLPGVRYRIVRGSLDTQGVKGRQQARSKYGAKREKK
- the rpsG gene encoding 30S ribosomal protein S7; protein product: MPRKGPAPKRPIVIDPVFSSPIVTQLINKILLDGKRSTAERIVYGALEGTREKNGNDPVVNLKKALDNIRPSLEVRSRRVGGATYQVPVDVRPVRSTTLALRWLVAYSRQRREKTMTERLMNEILDASNGLGAAVKRREDTHKMAESNKAFAHYRW
- the fusA gene encoding elongation factor G produces the protein MALDVLTDLNKVRNIGIMAHIDAGKTTTTERILYYTGVNYKIGETHDGASTMDWMDQEQERGITITSAATTCYWHDNQINIIDTPGHVDFTVEVERSLRVLDGAVAVFDGKEGVEPQSETVWRQADKYDVPRVCFVNKMDKLGADFYFTIDTIRERLGAKPLVIQLPIGSESDFAGVVDLLEMKAYIWPDESKKGQDMTEIEIPEDLQAKAEEYRAQLIEDVAEATDELMEKYLEGEEISIAEIKEGIRSLVVNSTAFPVMCGSAYKNKGVQPMLNAVIDYLPSPLEVPPMIGANPRDEDEKLTRKPSKDEPFSALAFKVATHPFFGTLTYVRVYSGQVKSGEAVLNSTSGKKERVGKLFQMHSNKENPVEEAIAGHIYAFIGLKETTTGDTLCDPANPIALESMTFPEPVISVAIEPKTKSDQEKLSAAIQKFVKEDPTYRVELDVETGQTVIRGMGELHLDILVDRMRREFKVEANVGKPQVAYRETIRRTVEKFDYTHKKQTGGSGQFAKVQVTFEPLEVEGDTIYEFENAVTGGRIPREYIPSVDAGIQDAMQLGVLAGYPMVGVKATLIDGAYHDVDSSEMAFKIAGSMVFKEAVQKAKPVLLEPVMDVEVRTPEEYMGDVIGDLNSRRGQIQSMDDASGVKVVKAVVPLSEMFGYIGDLRSKTQGRAVYSMTFSSYAEVPKAVAEEIVQKMRGGE
- the tuf gene encoding elongation factor Tu, with translation MAKASFDRTKPHVNIGTIGHVDHGKTTLTAAITKVLADKYPDLNEARAFDQVDNAPEEKERGITINVSHVEYQTEKRHYAHVDAPGHADYIKNMITGAAQMDGAILVVAATDGPMPQTREHVLLARQVGVPYIVVALNKSDMVDDEELIELVDFEVRDLLSSQDFDGDNAPVIPVSALKALEGDEKWVKSVEDLMQAVDDNVPEPERDIDKPFLMPVEDVFTITGRGTVVTGRVERGVLLPNDDIEIVGIKEKSSKTTVTAIEMFRKTLPDARAGENVGLLLRGTKREEVERGQVIVKPGSITPHTNFEGQVYILSKDEGGRHNPFYSNYRPQFYFRTTDVTGVITLPEGTEMVMPGDNTDMSVELIQPIAMEEGLRFAIREGGRTVGAGRVTKITA
- the rpsJ gene encoding 30S ribosomal protein S10, with protein sequence MAGQKIRIRLKSYDHAVIDSAARKIVDTVTRAGATVVGPVPLPTEKNVYCVIRSPHKYKDSREHFEMRTHKRLIDIVDPTPKAVDSLMRLDLADDVNIEIKL
- the rplC gene encoding 50S ribosomal protein L3 gives rise to the protein MANNRSSALPTTRKVKGLLGTKLGMTQVWDEQNNLVPVTVVAAGSNVVTQVRNEETDGYPAVQIAFGEIDPRKVNKPTAGHFEKAGVTPRRHLVELRTADAADYSLGQELGVDTFDAGIKVDVTAKTKGKGTAGVMKRHGFHGVGASHGQHRNHRKPGSIGGAATPGRVFKGMRMAGRMGAVKHTTQNLTIHAVDTENNFLLIKGAVPGPKGAVVLVRSAAKEG